A stretch of DNA from Desulfosarcina ovata subsp. ovata:
ATGCTAAATGTGAGAAGACGTCGACGAGTATCGCTTTCCCCCGCAGGGTGAATTTGTTCTAATGCTAACCCACTGAAATGATAGATTCGCTTTATATTTCATAGGTATGTAAAATCAATGGGTTACAAGTAGAACAAATTTATCCTGCTCTCCCCCGATGTTTGCTTGAAACGGCTCTGCCAACTATGCTATAGCATTCAAGATAATGCTTTTGGACTTCCTCCCTCTGGCCTTGCCAAAAACATTATTTTAAACATTGTATCAACAAACCTCTGATCAATGCGTTTCGCAACCGAAAGCGGTTTTCGTTTTTTAATTTTTAATGAAAAAGGAGCAAACATGAGCAAGGTTATTACAATGATTGGATTGATGGCGATGATGGGTTGCATACTGAATGTTGTGGCAGCACCCGTTTATGCGGCCGACTTGAGCCTGGCCAGTACGTTGGTTGAAAAACTGGGCGTTACCACCGAACAGGCCGAGGGCGGTGCCGGATCAATTTTTAATGTCGTCTCCAACCGTTTGAGCGCCGACGATTTCTCCAAAGTCACCGATGCGCTACCCGAAGTATCATCCCTGCTGTCGAGCAGTTCATCCGATAGTTCGAGCTCGTCGAGCGGTTCGAGTTCCAGCGCCCTGGGCGGACTGACCTCGCTAATGGGCAAGAGCAGCAGCACCAGCAACCTGACATCCGTTGCCAGTCTGGCATCCACCTTCTCCGATTTTGGGCTCGGCAGCGATATGGTCAGCAAGTTCTCGTCCGTTATCCTGGAATATGCCGAATCCAAGGGCGGCAGCGAGATCGCCAGCCTGATCGGTTCCGTCCTCAAATAGTATGGGCCTACAAGGGGGTTGCCCATTAAATGGCTCGTCAAGAGAAAAAGCACCCCCGTGCAAAATTTTTAGACAATTTTGCTTGACGACTAGCTGACCGATTGGCTCAGTACGCTTCGTCTCGCATCCGACCTTTTCAATAGTCCCGATTGCAGATATCCACTATCCATTGAGCCAAAATTCTTCAACACCCTGATACAGATACGGTTAAAGGGTCTTTATCCTTGGGATATAGCATCCAAAAACACGGATATCATGGTGCCGATGTTTTTGCCAGGAGGATGGGAGATCCCCTGCGCCATCCGGGAACGTTCCAACCGGTTCCGCCGCCTTGGCACTCCAAGAAATGAGGAGATAATGCGTATACTGTTCTGGTATTGCGACCGTTTTGCCTGGCATCCGACCCTGAAAACCCTATAAGACGCTCCCGATGCGGCGCCCATGTCTTGTGATCGGTCCCCAAACAACAGAGAATAACCGAAAAGGAGAAAAAGCCTGTTCACCATTTCTCCGCCGCCGTGGCCGGATTCGGCATGCTGCTGCGCGATTCCCGGTTCAAGGGCGATCTCACCTGGGAGGGTGTGAGAATACTGGCGGCCGGGGCAAAGGGCGCGGACGAAGACGGAGACCGGGCGGAAATGATCCGCATGGTGAGGACGTGCCAAATGCTGGCAAAATAGGAATGGAGTAATGGGGTCGGACCAAACGGAATGCTAACCTATCGATAAGTTAGATTAAAAACAGTGTTGCAGTTTGTTTCGCTTTTTTCATGTAACGTATTTCCGGTAAGTGGTTCTATGGGATATCAGTGTGAGAATTTTGTTCTTCTGATGTTGAATCCATGCATAACCTGACGATAGATGTATAGAGGAGGGAGAAAATGAAATTCGAAACGTGGAACCCTTATCTGTCGGGAGCCCTTGCCGGCATCCTGCTGGTGGCTTCGGTGGCCGTGGCCGGCCAGTACTTGGGCGCATCGACCACATTTTCACGCAGTGCGGCATACATAGAAGATAAAGCCGGTGTCGACACCAATCGATTCGACTATTTCACCGCCAAAAAAGGCAAATACGGGCCGGGATCCCTGCCAAACTGGCAGT
This window harbors:
- a CDS encoding YeeE/YedE thiosulfate transporter family protein; protein product: MKFETWNPYLSGALAGILLVASVAVAGQYLGASTTFSRSAAYIEDKAGVDTNRFDYFTAKKGKYGPGSLPNWQLMFVIGVVAGSFGISLLTSPFKVVLSGHFN
- a CDS encoding DUF2780 domain-containing protein codes for the protein MSKVITMIGLMAMMGCILNVVAAPVYAADLSLASTLVEKLGVTTEQAEGGAGSIFNVVSNRLSADDFSKVTDALPEVSSLLSSSSSDSSSSSSGSSSSALGGLTSLMGKSSSTSNLTSVASLASTFSDFGLGSDMVSKFSSVILEYAESKGGSEIASLIGSVLK
- a CDS encoding YfbK domain-containing protein translates to MTEKEKKPVHHFSAAVAGFGMLLRDSRFKGDLTWEGVRILAAGAKGADEDGDRAEMIRMVRTCQMLAK